The Oncorhynchus tshawytscha isolate Ot180627B linkage group LG20, Otsh_v2.0, whole genome shotgun sequence genome has a window encoding:
- the LOC112220258 gene encoding uncharacterized protein LOC112220258: MFIGHKLMGCHRGRAKCGFKKRQELEDQREKDGKEKRNLLLKTKKVACPAVFTISRIVKFPGFKLEKDTSRLRRVMSISIKQALQTDPASVQWKIQYFLKIPSVTDHKGHPIGKGADQMDDRVKGYIRALVQQGVRKVKEVKNLMVQYVRTELFQDTTPPPLRRFFPTEKTIHAVMAQVIAEEHYSKIDLVNLLTLAENWKAEAPRINFLLRVQSESENLLLCYQADWQRQLLRQYGKEVCFLDAAYKRTRFPLPLFFLCVRTNVSVAPVGLFVVQSRSAEALGEALGVFRQWNRGWSPAYILTEHCPVEMKAVEAAFTGAQAVFSDHLRERTWTKWLSNRSRAITNQEGIFDMMKAIAGALTREQHQGAVELLQQSPIWLEKRQLFKNWFTNKWLSEEKRWANAVRVDIVNFVSMVNGGLEMQSDFFTHNNMKVHKKDTLSQMLQFLVDDYFPQMYQRYTDLNSQSSGEYNLNPTVLPFLWHRPWSVVALVMDNMSAALQDPDIVVEQASDAATGTFRVKSRAETTAARSYAVSFGSESTWPSCECEVWRDQRLPCEHFCHVFRSEPNWTWEHLCPKYRDHPLLTLHSQTTHTTTEEMEEALNGLMHLSPASPVSLQWDGPEETVPLVQTPQTPQLQLHSIQTQWVAPQASQGLREREELQKEELQRECVAKLKSIMENVSGINDIDHLQELRQKLDVLQAQSEAMLVQKDASVKTVTTPTGKRKRAGMEIIVAMPKRIKVLSRVDVENVQK, from the exons ATGTTCATCGGACACAAGCTAATGGGATGCCACAGGGGCCGGGCAAAGTGTGGATTCAAGAAGAGGCAGGAACTTGAGGATCAAAGG GAAAAAGATGGCAAGGAAAAAAGAAACCTGTTGCTGAAAACCAAGAAAGTAGCATGCCCTGCTGTGTTCACAATCAGCCGCATTGTGAAGTTCCCTGGATTCAAG TTGGAGAAGGACACATCACGGTTGAGGAGGGTCATGTCTATTTCCATCAAACAAGCTCTCCAGACAGAcccagcctcagtgcagtggaagATACAGTATTTCCTCAAAATACCCAGTGTCACTGACCACAAGGGCCATCCTATTGGAAAG GGTGCAGATCAGATGGACGACAGGGTCAAAGGTTACATCCGAGCGTTGGTGCAGCAGGGGGTGAGGAAGGTGAAGGAGGTAAAGAACCTGATGGTCCAGTACGTGCGGACGGAGCTGTTCCAAGACACGACCCCGCCGCCGCTGAGGCGCTTCTTCCCCACAGAGAAAACCATCCATGCCGTCATGGCTCAGGTCATCGCGGAAGAACACTACAGCAAAATAGACCTGGTCAACCTGCTG aCCTTGGCAGAGAATTGGAAGGCAGAAGCTCCTAGAATCAACTTCCTGCTTAGGGTTCAATCAGAGAGCGAGAACCTGTTGCTCTGCTACCAGGCGGACTGGCAGCGGCAGTTGCTTCGGCAGTATGGCAAGGAGGTGTGCTTCCTGGACGCGGCCTATAAGAGGACGCGCTTccccctgccactcttcttcctgTGCGTGCGCACCAATGTGAGCGTGGCGCCGGTGGGCCTGTTTGTCGTGCAGTCGAGGAGCGCCGAAGCCTTGGGGGAGGCGCTGGGGGTGTTCAGGCAGTGGAACCGGGGCTGGAGCCCAGCCTACATCCTCACTGAACACTGCCCTGTGGAGATGAAGGCGGTGGAGGCAGCATTCACAG GTGCTCAGGCAGTCTTCAGCGATCACCTGCGGGAGAGGACCTGGACCAAGTGGCTGAGCAACCGGTCCCGAGCCATCACCAACCAGGAGGGGATCTTTGATATGATGAAGGCCATCGCTGGTGCCCTTACCAGAGAGCAACACCAGGGGGCAGTAGAACTACTACAGCAGAGCCCCATCTGGTTGGAAAAGAGACAACTTTTCAAGAACTGGTTCACTAACAAGTGGCTGTCAGAGGAGAAG AGATGGGCGAACGCTGTGAGGGTTGATATTGTCAACTTTGTGTCTATGGTGAACGGAGGTCTGGAAATGCAGAGTGACTTTTTCACACATAATAACATGAAGGTCCATAAAAAAGACACCCTGAGCCAAATGCTGCAGTTTCTTGTTGACGACTACTTCCCACAGATGTACCAAAG GTACACAGACCTCAACAGCCAGTCCTCTGGCGAGTACAACCTCAACCCCACTGTGCTTCCGTTCCTGTGGCAtcgcccttggagtgtggtggcCCTGGTGATGGACAACATGTCTGCGGCCCTGCAAGACCCCGACATCGTGGTGGAGCAGGCCAGCGACGCCGCCACCGGCACCTTCCGGGTGAAGAGTCGGGCAGAGACCACGGCAGCGCGGTCCTACGCGGTCAGCTTCGGTTCAGAGTCCACCTGGCCCTCCTGTGAGTGTGAGGTGTGGAGGGACCAGCGCCTGCCCTGTGAACACTTCTGTCACGTCTTCAGGTCTGAGCCTAACTGGACCTGGGAGCACCTGTGTCCCAAATACAGGGACCACCCTCTGCTCACGCTGCATTCACAGACCACTCACACCACaacagaggagatggaggaagcCCTCAATGGCCTAATGCATCTCTCCCCagcttccccagtctctcttcagTGGGATGGGCCTGAAGAAACAGTGCCACTGGTGCAAACTCCTCAAACTCCACAGTTACAACTGCATAGCATACAAACACAGTGGGTGGCCCCACAGGCTTCACAGGGTCTgcgggagagggaggaactgcaAAAGGAGGAACTGCAGAGGGAGTGTGTGGCCAAACTCAAATCCATCATGGAGAATGTGAGCGGGATCAACGACATTGACCACCTACAGGAGCTCAGGCAGAAACTGGACGTTCTCCAGGCTCAGAGTGAGGCCATGCTGGTTCAGAAGGACGCTAGCGTCAAAACAGTTACCACCCCTACGGGGAAGAGAAAaagggcagggatggagattaTCGTGGCCATGCCCAAACGCATCAAAGTGCTCTCCCGGGTTGATGTAGAAAATGTTCAGAAATAG
- the LOC112220260 gene encoding uncharacterized protein LOC112220260, with protein MSNEAVFETIEEVNKHISHVEESTCVKYISYRVDKRFNDQGWKPQDHKNRLYWEWKYGKGTPCIPFDGVPFVFIGHKLMGCHRGRAKCGIKKRQELQDQRAKDGKEKRNLLLKTKKVACPAVFTISRIVKFPGFKLEKDTSRLRRVMSISIKQALQTDPASVQWKIQYFLKIPSVTDHKGHPIGKGADQMDDRVKGYIRALVQQGVRKVKEVKNLMVQYVRTELFQDTTPPPLRRFFPTEKTIHAVMAQVIAEEHYSKIDLVNLLTLAENWKAEAPRINFLLRVQSESENLLLCYQTDWQRQLLRQYGKEVCFLDAAYKRTRFPLPLFFLCVRTNVSVAPVGLFVVQSRSAEALGEALGVFRQWNRGWSPAYILTEHCPVEMKAVEAAFTGAQAVFSDHLRERTWTKWLSNRSRAITNQEGIFDMMKAIAGALTREQHQGAVELLQQSPIWLEKRQLFKNWFTNKWLSEEKRWANAVRVDIVNFVSMVNGGLEMQSDFFTHNNMKVHKKDTLSQMLQFLVDDYFPQMHQRYTDLNSQSSGEYNLNPTVPPFLWHRPWSVVALVMDNMSAALQDPDIVVEQASDAATGTFRVKSRAETTAARSYAVSFGSESTWPSCECEVWRDQRLPCEHFCHVFRSEPNWTWEHLCPKYRDHPLLTLHSQTTHTTTEEMEEALNGLMHLSPASPVSLQWDGPEETVPLVQTPQTPQLQLHSIQTQWVAPQASQGLREREELQKEELQRECVAKLKSIMENVSGINDIDHLQELRQKLDVLQAQSEAVLVQKDASVKTVTTPTGKRKRAGVEIIVAMPKRIKVLSRVDIENVQK; from the exons ATGAGCAACGAAGCGGTCTTTGAAACAATTGAAGAGGTCAATAAGCATATCTCACACGTCGAAGAGTCAACCTGTGTGAAATATATTTCTTATCGTGTGGACAAGCGCTTCAATGACCAAG GTTGGAAACCACAGGACCACAAGAACAGGCTATACTGGGAATGGAAGTACGGCAAGGGTACTCCCTGTATCCCCTTTGACGGTGTACCGTTTGTGTTCATCGGACACAAGCTAATGGGATGCCACAGGGGCCGGGCAAAGTGTGGAATCAAGAAGAGGCAGGAACTTCAGGATCAAAGG GCAAAAGATGGCAAGGAAAAAAGAAACCTGTTGCTGAAAACCAAGAAAGTAGCATGCCCTGCTGTGTTCACAATCAGCCGCATTGTGAAGTTCCCTGGATTCAAG TTGGAGAAGGACACATCACGGTTGAGGAGGGTCATGTCTATTTCCATCAAACAAGCTCTCCAGACAGAcccagcctcagtgcagtggaagATACAGTATTTCCTCAAAATACCCAGTGTCACTGACCACAAGGGCCATCCTATTGGAAAG GGTGCAGATCAGATGGACGACAGGGTCAAAGGTTACATCCGAGCGTTGGTGCAGCAGGGGGTGAGGAAGGTGAAGGAGGTAAAGAACCTGATGGTCCAGTACGTGCGGACGGAGCTGTTCCAAGACACGACCCCGCCGCCGCTGAGGCGCTTCTTCCCCACAGAGAAAACCATCCATGCCGTCATGGCTCAGGTCATCGCGGAAGAACACTACAGCAAAATAGACCTGGTCAACCTGCTG aCCTTGGCAGAGAATTGGAAGGCAGAAGCTCCTAGAATCAACTTCCTGCTTAGGGTTCAATCAGAGAGCGAGAACCTGTTGCTCTGCTACCAGACGGACTGGCAGCGGCAGTTGCTTCGGCAGTATGGCAAGGAGGTGTGCTTCCTGGACGCGGCCTATAAGAGGACACGCTTccccctgccactcttcttcctgTGCGTGCGCACCAATGTGAGCGTGGCGCCGGTGGGCCTGTTTGTCGTGCAGTCGAGGAGCGCCGAAGCCTTGGGGGAGGCGCTGGGGGTGTTCAGGCAGTGGAACCGGGGCTGGAGCCCAGCCTACATCCTCACTGAACACTGCCCTGTGGAGATGAAGGCGGTGGAGGCAGCATTCACAG GTGCTCAGGCAGTCTTCAGCGATCACCTGCGGGAGAGGACCTGGACCAAGTGGCTGAGCAACCGGTCCCGAGCCATCACCAACCAGGAGGGGATCTTTGATATGATGAAGGCCATCGCTGGTGCCCTTACCAGAGAGCAACACCAGGGGGCAGTAGAACTACTACAGCAGAGCCCCATCTGGTTGGAAAAGAGACAACTTTTCAAGAACTGGTTCACTAACAAGTGGCTGTCAGAGGAGAAG AGATGGGCGAACGCTGTGAGGGTTGATATTGTCAACTTTGTGTCTATGGTGAACGGAGGTCTGGAAATGCAGAGCGACTTTTTCACACATAATAACATGAAGGTCCATAAAAAAGACACCCTGAGCCAAATGCTGCAGTTTCTTGTTGACGACTACTTCCCACAGATGCACCAAAG GTACACAGACCTCAACAGCCAGTCCTCTGGCGAGTACAACCTCAACCCCACTGTGCCTCCGTTCCTGTGGCATCGACCTTGGAGTGTGGTGGCCCTGGTGATGGACAACATGTCTGCGGCCCTGCAAGACCCCGACATCGTGGTGGAGCAGGCCAGCGACGCCGCCACCGGCACCTTCCGGGTGAAGAGTCGGGCAGAGACCACGGCAGCGCGGTCCTACGCGGTCAGCTTCGGTTCAGAGTCCACCTGGCCCTCCTGTGAGTGTGAGGTGTGGAGGGACCAGCGCCTGCCCTGTGAACACTTCTGTCACGTCTTCAGGTCTGAGCCTAACTGGACCTGGGAGCACCTGTGTCCCAAATACAGGGACCACCCTCTGCTCACGCTGCATTCACAGACCACTCACACCACaacagaggagatggaggaagcCCTCAATGGCCTAATGCATCTCTCCCCagcttccccagtctctcttcagTGGGATGGGCCTGAAGAAACAGTGCCACTGGTGCAAACTCCTCAAACTCCACAGTTACAACTGCATAGCATACAAACACAGTGGGTGGCCCCACAGGCTTCACAGGGTCTgcgggagagggaggaactgcaAAAGGAGGAACTGCAGAGGGAGTGTGTGGCCAAACTCAAATCCATCATGGAGAATGTGAGCGGGATCAACGACATTGACCACCTACAGGAGCTCAGGCAGAAACTGGACGTTCTCCAGGCTCAGAGTGAGGCCGTGCTGGTTCAGAAGGACGCTAGCGTCAAAACAGTTACCACCCCCACGGGGAAGAGAAAAAGGGCAGGGGTGGAGATTATCGTGGCCATGCCCAAACGCATCAAAGTGCTCTCCCGGGTTGATATAGAAAATGTTCAGAAATAG